A section of the Dethiosulfovibrio faecalis genome encodes:
- a CDS encoding metal ABC transporter solute-binding protein, Zn/Mn family, whose protein sequence is MRKFFLWSLTAALCLTAGAALASPTLHVAVSILPQKFFVEKIGGSYVDVTTVVPKGASPATYEPKPSQMAELSSCSLWFTIGVPFERAQKDRLLATLPDLKEVPTYQGVKLYPIEGADHDHGALDPHIWLSPPEVMLQVRSIAMALAEADPPRSDVYMSNYIKFAAELADLDRHLAQELAPLKGRSFMVFHPSWGYFARAYGLRQRAVELEGKEPKPAELGRLVELAKNEGIDTIFVQPQFSTAAAKTLAETLKGEVAPMDPLAEDWDFNLRKVAKALRKALR, encoded by the coding sequence ATGAGAAAATTTTTTCTATGGTCCCTGACGGCGGCCCTATGTCTGACCGCCGGAGCGGCCTTGGCAAGTCCTACTCTTCACGTGGCGGTGAGCATACTGCCTCAGAAATTCTTCGTCGAGAAGATCGGGGGAAGCTACGTGGACGTGACCACCGTGGTTCCCAAAGGGGCAAGCCCTGCAACCTACGAGCCCAAGCCCTCCCAGATGGCCGAGCTGTCCAGCTGTTCACTCTGGTTCACGATCGGCGTTCCCTTCGAGAGAGCCCAGAAGGACAGGCTGCTGGCGACCCTGCCGGATCTCAAGGAGGTCCCCACCTACCAAGGGGTCAAGCTTTACCCCATAGAGGGAGCCGACCACGACCACGGAGCACTGGATCCCCACATATGGCTCTCCCCGCCGGAGGTAATGCTCCAGGTCAGGTCCATCGCCATGGCTCTGGCCGAGGCGGACCCTCCTCGAAGCGACGTCTATATGAGCAACTACATAAAGTTCGCCGCAGAGCTGGCTGATCTGGACCGCCATCTGGCCCAGGAGCTCGCCCCCCTGAAGGGCAGGTCCTTCATGGTGTTCCACCCGTCCTGGGGCTACTTCGCCAGGGCCTACGGACTCAGACAGAGGGCGGTGGAGCTGGAGGGCAAGGAACCCAAACCGGCGGAGCTGGGACGGCTGGTCGAGCTGGCGAAGAACGAGGGGATAGACACGATATTCGTACAGCCTCAGTTCTCCACCGCCGCAGCTAAGACGCTGGCAGAGACGCTCAAAGGCGAGGTGGCACCTATGGACCCCCTCGCAGAGGACTGGGACTTCAACCTCCGCAAGGTCGCCAAGGCCCTCAGAAAGGCCCTGCGGTGA
- a CDS encoding methyl-accepting chemotaxis protein, with protein sequence MKRGGLMPLDLFGKTEIRRPSIERPAEDDRSIERLSLSIRAQGLSEDLEALVSDGSGSMDKVGEHADGIAESLCDLDRITGRLSEEVTKIGELHHGSAEILKEIAQGGASVREKAEKNRDLAVDTEKANERVETTARALGEAIEKMVSVSGDIGRFVNVIAGVATQTNLLALNAAIEAARAGEHGRGFAVVAEEVRKLAEESSLAAKQIGDLAHSIEELAQRGQERISEADRSVSEAGKQARESRLNLESMLDDLVKVQNSLETASSNVNDQAEGVETFVASLQETASVVTQESIRVESLAAAIGEQRVIMRCLEKRTSDLSPIARDLEREELPLNGHPSVRSILDDGRLKVAMLDTDYGLFHFDLHGSPKGFDVDLSHAIAEVIGVPLEIVPVPQGNGEAGTRSGILDRGLWGEDVHIMASAVTKTVERGEKVLFSPLSFASGQCAVSTSDRGLTHLRDLKGKTLAVHGGLTGADLARELFPDGSIIEKDNWDDIFQAVKKGEADGAIVETPVFLQYGSNDPSLVMVGSQMDRENYGVVMPLTTSSDLYDLIAQVIEKKRDELERRWFGKGLQKS encoded by the coding sequence TCCCTCTCCATAAGAGCTCAGGGCCTCTCGGAGGACCTGGAGGCCCTGGTCTCCGACGGCAGCGGTTCAATGGACAAAGTGGGAGAACACGCAGACGGGATCGCCGAGTCCCTCTGCGACCTTGACCGTATAACGGGACGACTTAGCGAAGAGGTAACGAAAATAGGCGAACTGCATCACGGCTCCGCCGAGATACTTAAGGAGATAGCCCAAGGAGGTGCCTCCGTGAGGGAGAAGGCGGAGAAGAACAGGGATCTCGCCGTCGACACGGAGAAGGCCAACGAAAGGGTCGAGACGACCGCCAGGGCCCTGGGCGAGGCCATAGAGAAGATGGTCTCCGTCAGCGGAGACATAGGCCGTTTCGTAAACGTCATAGCGGGGGTCGCCACCCAGACCAATCTGTTGGCCCTCAACGCCGCCATAGAGGCCGCCAGAGCGGGAGAGCACGGGAGAGGCTTCGCCGTCGTGGCGGAGGAGGTTAGGAAGCTGGCGGAGGAATCCTCCCTGGCGGCCAAGCAGATCGGCGATCTGGCCCACTCCATAGAGGAACTGGCCCAAAGGGGACAGGAGAGGATCTCCGAGGCGGATCGGTCCGTCTCGGAGGCGGGAAAACAGGCCAGAGAGAGCAGACTCAACCTGGAGTCCATGCTGGACGATCTGGTCAAGGTGCAAAACAGCCTGGAGACCGCGTCCTCCAACGTGAACGACCAGGCCGAAGGGGTGGAGACCTTCGTGGCATCCCTCCAGGAAACCGCGTCGGTGGTCACCCAGGAATCGATCAGGGTGGAGTCTCTCGCCGCCGCCATAGGAGAACAACGGGTCATAATGAGATGCCTGGAGAAGAGGACCTCGGACCTGAGCCCCATCGCCCGAGACCTGGAGAGAGAGGAACTCCCCCTCAATGGACATCCGTCGGTGAGATCGATATTGGACGACGGCAGGCTCAAGGTGGCCATGTTGGACACCGACTACGGCCTGTTCCACTTCGATCTGCACGGCAGCCCTAAGGGATTCGACGTCGATCTGTCCCACGCGATAGCGGAGGTGATAGGAGTCCCCCTGGAGATAGTGCCCGTTCCCCAGGGAAACGGCGAGGCCGGGACCAGGTCGGGAATACTGGACCGAGGCCTCTGGGGAGAGGATGTCCACATAATGGCGTCCGCCGTGACCAAGACCGTCGAAAGAGGCGAAAAGGTCCTGTTCTCGCCCCTCTCCTTCGCCAGCGGCCAGTGCGCCGTGTCCACCTCGGACAGAGGACTTACCCATCTGAGAGACCTTAAGGGAAAGACCCTGGCGGTTCACGGAGGACTCACAGGAGCCGACCTGGCCCGGGAACTGTTCCCCGACGGCAGCATAATTGAGAAGGACAATTGGGACGACATCTTCCAGGCGGTGAAAAAAGGCGAGGCCGACGGTGCCATAGTCGAGACACCGGTCTTTCTACAGTACGGCTCTAACGACCCATCTCTCGTCATGGTGGGATCCCAGATGGACCGGGAAAACTACGGGGTGGTCATGCCCCTGACGACCTCCTCGGACCTTTACGACCTTATAGCCCAAGTGATAGAGAAGAAGAGAGACGAACTGGAACGCCGCTGGTTCGGAAAGGGCTTGCAAAAAAGTTAG